In one window of Meiothermus sp. DNA:
- a CDS encoding DUF815 domain-containing protein, which yields MQLFPPLYDTPLAELFHARVPAGEPWAWVLCQRILADETLARRLLVEPLSPGMADWIRQELGHLRQEVERLQKQYPFSDFGNRDPSAAESAALKVLLEGSPAALQNLYQTFGYGIYVHHTAFLFSQRMQAIEKPDPACFDDLVGYARQIQTLRANVERFLAGKPAVPMLLYGARGSGKSTSVKALRTQYADRGLRLVEVLADGLELLPELLALLAPLPYKFVLYLDDLAFASEDARFHKLKALLEGAVYERPSNVLAVATSNRRNLVAQDWSDRPDPDASDPASWDTLQDKLALADRFGLVLTFPPFDQQHYLEAVAHILGRELDEETRKAALQFALEGRGFSGRTARHFANQQ from the coding sequence ATGCAGTTATTTCCTCCGCTCTACGACACCCCCCTGGCCGAACTCTTTCACGCTCGAGTCCCTGCCGGAGAGCCCTGGGCATGGGTGCTGTGCCAGCGCATTCTGGCAGATGAAACCCTGGCTCGACGCTTGCTTGTTGAACCCCTAAGCCCTGGAATGGCCGACTGGATCCGCCAGGAGCTGGGGCATCTGCGGCAGGAGGTGGAGCGTCTCCAAAAGCAGTACCCCTTTTCGGACTTCGGCAACCGAGACCCCAGCGCAGCCGAAAGCGCCGCCTTGAAGGTGCTGTTGGAAGGATCGCCCGCCGCGCTGCAAAACCTGTATCAGACCTTCGGTTACGGTATCTATGTCCACCATACGGCCTTCTTATTTAGCCAGCGCATGCAGGCCATCGAGAAGCCCGACCCTGCCTGCTTTGATGACCTGGTAGGCTATGCCCGACAAATTCAGACCCTGCGCGCCAACGTGGAGCGCTTTTTGGCTGGGAAGCCCGCCGTTCCCATGCTCCTCTACGGGGCTAGAGGCTCCGGCAAGTCCACCTCGGTCAAGGCTTTGCGCACCCAGTACGCCGACCGGGGCCTGAGGCTGGTAGAAGTACTGGCGGATGGCTTAGAGCTACTGCCCGAACTGCTGGCGTTGCTGGCTCCGCTGCCTTATAAGTTTGTGCTCTACCTGGACGACCTGGCCTTTGCCAGCGAGGATGCGCGCTTTCACAAACTGAAGGCTTTGCTCGAGGGAGCCGTATACGAACGACCATCCAATGTGCTGGCTGTGGCTACCTCCAACCGTCGCAACCTGGTTGCACAGGATTGGTCGGATCGGCCCGACCCCGATGCTAGCGACCCCGCTTCCTGGGACACCTTGCAAGACAAGCTGGCCCTGGCCGACCGCTTCGGGCTGGTGCTCACCTTTCCACCTTTCGATCAGCAGCATTACCTGGAAGCCGTGGCTCACATTCTGGGACGAGAACTCGACGAGGAAACCCGCAAAGCTGCCCTGCAATTTGCCCTGGAGGGCAGGGGCTTTTCCGGGCGCACCGCACGGCATTTTGCAAATCAACAGTGA
- a CDS encoding CTP synthase, protein MKYIFVTGGVVSSLGKGILTSSLGAILRGRGYRVTAIKIDPYVNLDAGTMRPYEHGEVFVTADGAETDLDIGHYERFLDIDLSRANNITTGQVYLSVIQKERRGEYLSQTVQVIPHITDEIKDRIRRTAREQNAEIVVVEVGGTVGDIESLPFLEAIRQFQFDEDDQDLMYLHLTLVPYLATSEEFKTKPTQHSVSTLRGVGIQPDVLVLRSEKMVPEDVRKKVALFTNVHAGEVFSSPTVQYLYEMPLVLEEQGLGRVVEKKLGLEPIQPNLSFWQNAVRKLKQPADEVSVAFVGKYVKMPDAYLSILEGFRHAGIAHDARVSVKWVNAEDITDLARAAELLGDVDGVLVGPGFGIRGIEGKILAARYARESRLPYFGICLGLQIAVIEYARNVLGLEGANSTEFDPYTPHPVIDLMPEQLEVEGMGGTMRLGNWPMRIHPETLLYKLYGKELVYERHRHRYEVNPAYVQRLIEGGLAVSAVTPGVQGRGEGLVEAIELPHHPFFIGLQAHPELSSRPMRVSPPFSGFIGAALERKRQGLFQSIQRLP, encoded by the coding sequence ATGAAATACATTTTTGTCACGGGCGGTGTGGTCAGCAGTTTGGGTAAGGGTATTCTCACCTCCAGCTTAGGGGCCATCCTGCGGGGTCGGGGCTACCGCGTGACCGCCATCAAGATTGACCCCTATGTCAACCTGGACGCAGGCACCATGCGGCCCTACGAACATGGCGAGGTGTTTGTCACAGCCGATGGGGCTGAAACCGACCTGGACATCGGGCACTACGAGCGCTTTCTCGATATAGACCTGTCCCGCGCCAACAACATCACCACCGGTCAGGTGTACCTGTCGGTGATTCAAAAAGAGCGGCGAGGCGAGTACCTCTCCCAGACCGTGCAGGTGATCCCGCATATCACCGACGAAATCAAAGACCGCATTCGCCGCACGGCTCGGGAGCAAAACGCCGAGATTGTGGTGGTGGAGGTGGGGGGCACGGTGGGCGATATCGAGAGCCTGCCCTTTCTGGAGGCCATCCGGCAGTTTCAGTTCGACGAAGACGATCAGGATTTGATGTACCTGCATTTGACTCTGGTGCCCTATCTGGCTACGTCTGAGGAGTTCAAAACCAAACCCACCCAGCACTCGGTCTCTACACTGCGGGGGGTGGGCATCCAGCCCGATGTGCTGGTTCTGCGCTCGGAGAAGATGGTGCCTGAGGACGTGCGCAAGAAGGTGGCCCTTTTTACCAACGTGCACGCGGGCGAGGTCTTCAGCAGCCCCACCGTGCAGTACCTGTACGAGATGCCCCTGGTATTAGAGGAGCAGGGCCTGGGGCGGGTGGTGGAGAAGAAGCTGGGCCTGGAGCCCATTCAGCCCAACCTGAGCTTCTGGCAGAACGCTGTGCGCAAACTTAAGCAACCCGCCGACGAGGTCTCGGTGGCCTTCGTGGGCAAGTACGTCAAGATGCCCGACGCCTACCTGAGCATTCTGGAGGGCTTTCGCCATGCAGGCATTGCCCACGATGCGCGGGTGAGCGTGAAATGGGTCAACGCAGAGGACATCACCGATCTGGCCAGAGCCGCCGAACTGTTGGGCGACGTAGATGGGGTGTTGGTGGGGCCTGGGTTTGGTATTCGTGGTATCGAGGGAAAGATCCTGGCGGCCCGCTACGCCCGCGAAAGCCGCTTGCCCTACTTTGGCATCTGCCTGGGGTTACAAATTGCCGTGATTGAATATGCGCGCAATGTGCTGGGCCTCGAGGGGGCCAACAGCACCGAGTTCGACCCCTACACCCCCCACCCGGTCATAGACCTGATGCCCGAGCAACTGGAAGTTGAAGGTATGGGTGGCACCATGCGGCTGGGCAACTGGCCCATGCGCATCCACCCCGAAACCTTGCTCTATAAGCTCTACGGTAAAGAACTGGTCTACGAGCGGCACCGCCACCGCTACGAAGTAAACCCCGCCTATGTCCAGCGCCTGATCGAAGGCGGCCTTGCGGTCTCGGCGGTTACGCCGGGGGTCCAGGGCAGGGGAGAGGGGCTGGTAGAAGCCATCGAGTTGCCCCACCACCCCTTCTTCATTGGCCTGCAAGCTCATCCCGAGCTTTCTAGTCGCCCCATGCGGGTCTCGCCGCCTTTTAGTGGGTTTATTGGGGCGGCCTTGGAGCGCAAGCGACAGGGTTTGTTCCAGTCCATCCAGCGCTTACCCTGA